Proteins from a single region of Euleptes europaea isolate rEulEur1 chromosome 21, rEulEur1.hap1, whole genome shotgun sequence:
- the LOC130492477 gene encoding alpha-N-acetylgalactosaminidase-like codes for MVLLPLMLILGLVSGTSSLDNGLLRTPPMGWVPWEHFRCNTDCQHEPDNCISERLIKTMADLMAKDGWKELGYEYVNLDDCWEAKERDSLGRLQANASRFPSGIKALADYVHSKGLKFGIYSDLGDLTCEGFPGTTLDAVEKDARTFAEWGVDMLKLDGCFSNSSVKAAGYPKMSAALNETGRPIAYSCSWPAYEGGLPPKVNYSLLGQICNLWRNFGDIEDSWESLSRTIEWYGNHQDMLQPAAGPGRWNDPDMLLTGNVGLSFEQAKAQAALWAILAAPLFMSCNLQTISAEAKDLLQNPLLIYIDQDPLGVPGRRIAKSNQWEVWKRPLASHQYGVAVLNNSTDGMAKPFVTSLELLGVLDCKAGYKIYNVLDRTFVGVYRLNATIAFHVAPTGVVLLFLRPLC; via the exons ATGGTGCTCCTTCCCCTGATGCTCATCTTGGGCCTGGTGTCTGGCACTTCCTCTCTGGATAACGGGCTGCTGAGAACGCCGCCGATGGGCTGGGTGCCATGGGAACACTTCCGGTGCAACACAGACTGCCAACACGAGCCTGACAATTGCATCAG CGAACGCTTGATCAAGACAATGGCAGACCTGATGGCCAAAGATGGCTGGAAGGAACTTGGCTACGAATATGTCAACCTGGACGACTGCTGGGAGGCCAAAGAAAGGGACTCTCTGGGCAGGCTCCAGGCAAACGCGTCAAGGTTTCCCAGCGGTATTAAAGCTCTGGCGGATTAC GTCCATTCCAAAGGGCTGAAGTTTGGCATCTACAGCGACTTGGGCGACCTTACCTGCGAGGGCTTCCCAGGGACCACGCTGGACGCCGTTGAGAAGGACGCCAGGACCTTTGCGGAGTGGGGAGTGGATATGCTGAAGCTGGACGGCTGCTTCTCCAACTCCTCGGTCAAGGCAGCCG GCTACCCAAAGATGAGCGCGGCCTTGAACGAGACCGGGCGGCCGATCGCTTACTCCTGCAGCTGGCCCGCCTATGAGGGAGGCCTGCCCCCAAAG GTGAATTATTCTTTACTCGGCCAGATCTGCAACCTGTGGAGGAACTTTGGTGACATCGAAGACTCCTGGGAAAGCCTCTCTCGCACCATTGAGTGGTACGGCAACCACCAAGACATGCTGCAACCTGCAGCTGGTCCCGGGAGGTGGAACGACCCTGACATG TTGCTCACGGGCAACGTCGGCCTGAGTTTTGAGCAGGCGAAAGCGCAGGCGGCCCTGTGGGCGATCCTGGCCGCCCCCCTCTTCATGTCCTGCAACCTACAGACCATCTCGGCCGAGGCGAAGGACCTCTTGCAGAACCCGCTGCTCATCTACATCGACCAAGATCCGCTGGGAGTCCCGGGCAGGCGGATTGCCAAG AGCAACCAGTGGGAAGTCTGGAAGAGACCCCTCGCCAGCCACCAGTACGGGGTCGCAGTCCTGAACAACAGCACGGACGGGATGGCCAAGCCTTTCGTGACCAGCCTGGAGCTGCTGGGCGTTCTGGACTGCAAGGCGGGCTACAAGATCTACAATGTGCTGGACCGGACGTTTGTGGGGGTCTACAGGCTCAATGCCACCATCGCCTTCCATGTGGCTCCAACAGGAGtggtcctcctcttcctcaggccCCTGTGCTAA